From Gloeocapsa sp. PCC 73106:
TTACGAAACAGGGTTATAATCAATTTCAGATTTCCACCTCAAACAGGAGAACGAAATCTAAATAAGAATGCTCGTCTTCTTTTGAACGAGCTTAGAGACTTATTTTTCACCTATGTGTTTTTTTGCTGACTAAAAAAGGATTGCGATCGCCGATCAGAAGACATTCTGAATAATAAATCCTTTTTGAATTATGAAGATTACTTACCGATACAAAAGCGACTGAAAATGCGTTCTAAAACTGACTCAGTAACCTCTTCACCAGTAATTTCACCTAAAGCTTGAATAGCGCTTCTAAGATCGATAGTCCAAAAGTCTAGAGGGTGTCCTGCGTCTATAGTCTCTTGTACCTGTAGTAGAGCTAATCTAGCGCGAGTTAATGCTTCCGCTTGTCTTTGGTTGAGGGCGAATTCTAAATTAGCCGCGGTGATTTGATTAGCTTGAGCTAAATGCACGATCGCCTGTTCTAAAGCGTCAATACCTTGAGAGGAAATCGCTGCTGTAGTTACGGTAGTAGTGATTGTTTCGGGATAAGTAGGGAAATGATTAATCAAGAGATCAATCTTATTAATTACCAGAATCACCGGACGATGTTTGACTTGTTCATAGATAACCGTATCTTCTGGTGTCCAACCGATTTGAGCATCAATGGTTAACAGGACTAAATCAGCACCCTCCGCGGCTTGGCGCGATCGCTCTACTCCAATTTGTTCTACCCTATCACTAGTATCCCTAATTCCCGCCGTATCTAGTACTTGTATCGGTATACCCTCCACCACTAATTGAGATTCGACCACATCGCGAGTAGTTCCAGGTAAATCCGTGACAATCGCGCGATCGCACCGACTCCAAGCATTAAGTAGACTCGATTTTCCCACGTTAGGACGTCCCACAATCGCCACTTTTAAACCGTTGCGCAGTAATTGTCCTTTATCTGCAGTGCTTAGTATTTCTATAACTTTTGTAAGTACATCCCTCAGTTGCTGTTGCATCAAATCTACATCCAAAGGGGGTAAATCTTCTTCAAAATCGATTCTAGCTTCTATTTCAGCGAGGATATCTAAGCAATCGTGGCGCAGTTGCACAATAGGTCGCCCTAATTTCCCCTCTAACCCCGCTAGGGCGATTTGAGCTGCTTGATTTGAGCCTGCTTTAACTAATTCGGCGACGCTTTCAGCTTGGGTTAAATCTAATCTCCCATTTAAAAAAGCCCTCAGGGTAAACTCTCCCGGTTGAGCTAGTCTGGCTCCTAATTCCAGGGTTAATTGTAGTACTCTTTGGACTGGAATAATACCGCCGTGACAGTGAAACTCCACGATATCTTCTTTAGTATAAGAGCGAGGAGCTTGCATAATTAGTAGTAGCGCTTCATCGATTAATTCTTGAGTCTGAGGGTGACGAATATAGCCATAGAGAATACTATGACTCTTCCATGGTTGTTTTCCAGGTGTGTGAAACAGACGTTGGGCGATCGCGATAGCTTGCTCTCCTGAAACTCTAACAATGCTAATGCTTCCCTGTTGGGGAACTACTGCGGTGGCGATCGCTGTTATCGTGTGCTTTGACATTTTTACTGAACCAAGCCCTTAAATAATCCCTGGGGACGTATCAATAAGATTATAATCATAATCACAATCGCTACGGCTAACTTGTATTCTGAACCTAACCAGGGTACCGTTAGTTCTTGCGCTACCCCAATCACTAAAGCACCCGCGATCGCTCCATAAGGATTACCAATACCCCCAAGAATTACCGACGCGAACAGAGGTAAAATCAAAAACCAACCCAAATTAGGACGAATTCCATAGAGTAAACCATACATTGAGCCGGATACTGCGGTGAGAATACCAGTAATCACCCAGGTATAAATCACGATTCGCTCCACGTTGATTCCCGATACCCTCGCTAAGTCAACGTTATCAGCTACAGCGCGCATCGCTTTACCGATTTTAGTCTTTTTGAGCACCAAATGCAGTGCTAAAATGGCTAAAACTGCTAAGGAGATGACTATAAGCCGTTCTAAGATATAGTAAGACACAGCTAGACCTAAAATATTTACTTTTTGAATTACTGGTAAATCGTAGCTTTGATTATCACTTCCCCAAATCAGTAAGATACCACTGCGTAAAAATAAAGCTAGACCAATAGAGATAATAATCAAAGAGGTGGGAGTAGCACGGCGATCGCGCATGGGTTTCCAAAGTAGTTGTTCGGAGATTAACATAATGATAATCGTCCCAAAAGCACCGATAATTATCGCTAAACCTAAATTGACTCCCTGAGTATTAGCTAACCAAGTAAAATAAGCGCCAAGAGTCATAAAGTCTCCATGGGCAAAGTTAGATAATTTTAAGATCCCGTAGGTTAAAGTTAAACCAATGGCGGCGATTGCGAGAATACTCCCTACGGAAATACCGTTAAAAATCAATTGAGGTATGTCCAATTTTTACTCCTTGTTAAATTCACCATGTCTTTAGTGTTACCAGAAAAATGGCCTTTTAGTCTGGATTGGTTACCACCATCTGCTCATTTAGTAGGAGGTGCGGTGCGGGATGCTCTACTAGGAAGAAAAAGTGATTATCTAGATTTAGATTTTGTTATCCCCACGGGTGCGATCGCTCTAGCTCAAAAAATAGCCCAATACTATAGTGCAGGTTTTGTTATTCTCGATCCACAACGACAGATAGCGAGGGTAGTTTTTCCCCAAGCAACGGTGGATTTTGCACAACAAGAGGGAGATACTCTAGAGACTGACTTGGGTAGACGAGATTTTACCGTCAATGCGATCGCGCTATATCTTCCCCAGCAAACTCTGATCGATCCCTTGAAAGGGTTAATTGATTTAGAAAAAAAACAACTAAAAATGATTAGCGTCGCCAATCTTGAATCAGATCCCTTGCGTTTATTGCGCGCTTACCGTCAGGGTGCACAACTTAATTTTACTATCGAAGCCCAAACCCGTATCCATCTACGCGATTTAGCACCCCTATTGATTCGAGTCGCTCCTGAGAGGGTTCAATCCGAGTTAAACTATCTCTTCGCTAATCCTCACGGTAGCTATTGGTTAGAACAAGCGGGATTAGATGGTCTCTTGAACGTCTGGCTACCCAATGTCAACCCTACTAAGTTGGCACAATTAGCCCAGATTGACACCATATTACCCCGTGTTGAGTCAACCTGGTCTAGTATCAATTGGCAAAGCGAAGTCTCTCCCCTCGCTAAATTAACTCGTCTGGTTGCGGATCATCCCCTAGAAGCCCAAAGAGAATTAATCGCTCTCAAATACCCTAAAGAAGTATTTAACGGGGTAAAATCCGTTCTTCATCATCTTTCAGAGTTATCGAAGTGTAGTGGAGATCTCAGAGAGCAGTATTTTTTCTTTTTAGGTATTAATAAATTTTTTCCGATTCTAGCTCTAGTCGCTTTAGCCCAAAACATCCAACCGGAGTTAGTAACTGGTTTAATCAACCGTTATAGCGATCGTCATGATTTGGTAGCTCATCCTCAACCTTTAGTCACTGGGAATGACTTAATTAACTCTTTACACCTCAAACCTGGTCCCCAAATCCGGGAGTTACTCACGGAGATTCACATAGCTCGAATCGAGGGGAAAATTACTACCCCAGAAGAAGCTTTGGACTTTGCTCAACATGAACTATCTCCCAACCTATAGACGGAAGAGGCTGACGGGGTGACAAGCTCTTACCTGTTCCGGTGTTCCCTACCATCCAGGGAAAAGAAGATTTAGTTCTCATAAATCATTCCTGATTGCTATAGTTACTTTTCTGTTCTTAGCTATTCCCCCTAAATACTTTAACTTTCGACTTTCTAATTCTTTTAAAAAAGATGTATTGTTTCCATAACCTGAATCAATAATTACTATGACTGGGCGATATTTTCTTTTTAATGTTTGGTCTATTAAGTTTAAGGCTATCTCTGGTTTTTTAAGATCTTAAGAATATTATCAAAACGCTACACCATCTATCAAAGCAAGGGGGCATAGCTGTTGAAATAGTTTCTCTCATTTTTAGCGATCGCCTCTCTAGTTTAACCTAAAACACTTATCACATAAGAACTTCCGTGTATTTTAACACATATTCTAGCTAAAGTCCCGATAGTATTAAGTTTTAATAATACTGATGTTTATTATTAAAACTTAAGTGTTAAATTAAGTAAGGATAACTGGGAATCATCTTTAAAAAAAATAAATTAATATATGGGAATCAATCTTGAAAAAGGACAGAGTATTTCGCTTTCTAAAGAAGCCCCTGGACTAACTAAACTAATGTGCGGACTGGGCTGGGATTTAGGGAAAAACGGAGGAGGAGGTTTATTTGGGACTTCTAAGTGTGATTTAGATGTCTCTGTATTGTGTTTAGATCCAAATGACAAAATCAAGGATAGCAGTAATGTTATTTACTTCGGAAACTTAAAACATAAATCAGGGGCAATTACTCATTTAGGAGATAACCTGACTGGTGTCGGTGAAGGTGATGACGAGCAGGTTATTATAGATTTGTCTCGGATACCGAAAGAAATTAATAAACTAGTCTTTGTAGTTAATATTTATGACTGCATTGCACGCAAACAAGATTTTTCTCAGATAAAAAATGCTTTTGTCCGTTTAGTTAATACCACCAATAATAAAGAACTAGCTAAGTATAATCTGTCAGGGGCTGAATATAAAGGGATGACGGGAATGCTCATGGCTGAAATTTACAATCATAACAACGAGTGGAAAATGACAGCGGTTGGCAATGGCATAAAAGCTAATGGTTTACAAGAAATATTGCGCAATTATGCTTGATGAGTTCGTCAATACACATAAAACTATTTTAAGCTTACACACAATTTATTTTTGGGAGATTAAAGAGTAATCATGACAATTAATCTAAGTAAAGGTGAAAGAATTAACTTGGCAAAAGAAGCCCCTGGGTTGAAAAATGCCGGAATTGGTTTAGGATGGGATGTCAATTCTACAGATACAGGTTCTGCTTTTGATATAGATGCTTCTGTATTTATGTTGGGAGCTAATGGAAAAATACTTGATGAAAAATATTTCGTATTTTATAATAATACATTATCGCCAGATGGTTCTGTAAAGCATGAAGGAGATAACAGAATCGGAGACGCCGCCGGTGATGATGAAACCATACAAATTGATTTGACTAAAATCAATGATTCAATTCAAGAAATTGTTTTTGTGGTGACTATTCACGAAGGGGAGCAAAGAAAGCAAAATTTTGGACAAATTAGAAATTCTTATATCAGAATTTATGACAACACCACAGAAAAACAAATTGCTAAATATGAGTTAGAAGAAGATGCTTCCGTAGAAACAGCCATTGAATTTGGCAAGTTATATAAGAAAGATGGCGATTGGAGATTTCAAGCAGTAGGGGCAGGATACAAAGCAGGTCTTCAAAGCTTTGTAGATAAATATGCTTCTTAATTGTTAACTCAATAGTGAATAAAAAGGGGGGCTGATATTTACCTCTTACTAACTTGTATCTATTATTGTCTGCATTGTTTACACTTCTGTTTACCTGCTGTAGACTAAGTGTACAAACTATACCAGCCCCCCTGGTAAGCTAACCTATTCGCACTGGTTAGCTTTTAAATTATCATCGTACTTAGCTATAGCTGCTGAGGATTTATGTCTAGAAAAATCCTGTCCCTTTTTGGTATTCTCCTTCGTGGCAACTAGTAAATAGGTGTGTTGCAGTTGCATCCAGTTCCCATGGAAAAGAAGATTTAGTTCTCATAAATCATTCCTGATTGCTATAGTTTCATAGGATTCAAAAAGTATTTGCATTACTTCACTATAACCTGCTACTTCTTCCTCATCTCGATTTCTCAACGTCTTTGTGTCGAGATTCGATAAAAGTTGCTCTACTTCGCGATCGCTTAACTTAACTCCCTCAATCCTCGTTGATGAAGCAATGCTTTCTATAGTTGCTACTCGCTTAAGCACTGCTAGTCTTTCTGGTGCTAGAGTGCCAAGAGTTTTCCATGAGCCTTTAAACTCATCTATTTCGGCCACTAATTGTAAAATCTCGTTTGTAATAATTAAATTTTCGGTATTCATTCAAATTTCTGACTAAACAATCTTGACCAATTAGCTAGCCAAAAGTAACCGATTATGACCAATTGTAGCCAATTATTTTACTTCTTTTGTAAAGATTTATTAAGTTTTTTGCTAAATGTTGCCCAAGATTAGCAGTAAGTAGGGAGTCAAACTAAAGCTTAAAACCATAGATTTCTGCTCCTTTGTGATTTTTATTCTCAGCTCAACTAGTTTCTGCTAAACCTTGAGTATCACCAAGATTATCAAGTCTTCATAAGTTGGACCAATCTTCTGGTAGCATATTAGCTATAATTTCGAATCCTCCTTGACCATCGGGTTTGAGTATATAGGCCATCCCCTGAGGAGCAGGATAAATACCCGTCGCTGCTTCAAAGATATCATCATGACCAACAATAACCGTATTCGTTCCCTGGGTCGGAACAGCGGTTAACAGAGGCATAACACTATCTTTCATCTGTTGTACTTGAACATCCGTGTAGTCTTCGAAAGGCAAAAAGTTAAGAGCTGGATCTTTTTCGAATTTCCCAAAAGCGAGATCTGCGGTTTGCCAAGCGCGACAATACTGACTCGAGATGACGCGATCGACGGGAATCGAATGCTTAGTAAAAGCTGCTCCAATGGTTCTAGCTTGCTGCCATCCTACCTCGCTCAAGGCCCTTTGTGTACTACAATCATTAACATCGGCAGTGACTTGATCGGCGTAGTCTTTTTCGGTTTGAGCATGGCGGAAGTAAATAATATGACCACCACCTTGTAGGGCCGCTAATAACTCTGCTCCACTGAGTTTGTCTTGAAAATCAGCGTTGGCTTGTTCTCCTGGACTTAGCGCTTCATCTCCGTTGGCTAACAACAGATTCATATTCGCACTAGCTAGATTGCCTAAACCGATGATGGTGCAAAATGCTAAAACTACTACTAAGCTATTTTTTTTGTTCATGTTAATTTTCCTCAACTACTTCTACCACTAGAGCATCTGCTTCCTGCTTAGG
This genomic window contains:
- the mnmE gene encoding tRNA uridine-5-carboxymethylaminomethyl(34) synthesis GTPase MnmE; amino-acid sequence: MSKHTITAIATAVVPQQGSISIVRVSGEQAIAIAQRLFHTPGKQPWKSHSILYGYIRHPQTQELIDEALLLIMQAPRSYTKEDIVEFHCHGGIIPVQRVLQLTLELGARLAQPGEFTLRAFLNGRLDLTQAESVAELVKAGSNQAAQIALAGLEGKLGRPIVQLRHDCLDILAEIEARIDFEEDLPPLDVDLMQQQLRDVLTKVIEILSTADKGQLLRNGLKVAIVGRPNVGKSSLLNAWSRCDRAIVTDLPGTTRDVVESQLVVEGIPIQVLDTAGIRDTSDRVEQIGVERSRQAAEGADLVLLTIDAQIGWTPEDTVIYEQVKHRPVILVINKIDLLINHFPTYPETITTTVTTAAISSQGIDALEQAIVHLAQANQITAANLEFALNQRQAEALTRARLALLQVQETIDAGHPLDFWTIDLRSAIQALGEITGEEVTESVLERIFSRFCIGK
- a CDS encoding branched-chain amino acid ABC transporter permease, which codes for MDIPQLIFNGISVGSILAIAAIGLTLTYGILKLSNFAHGDFMTLGAYFTWLANTQGVNLGLAIIIGAFGTIIIMLISEQLLWKPMRDRRATPTSLIIISIGLALFLRSGILLIWGSDNQSYDLPVIQKVNILGLAVSYYILERLIVISLAVLAILALHLVLKKTKIGKAMRAVADNVDLARVSGINVERIVIYTWVITGILTAVSGSMYGLLYGIRPNLGWFLILPLFASVILGGIGNPYGAIAGALVIGVAQELTVPWLGSEYKLAVAIVIMIIILLIRPQGLFKGLVQ
- a CDS encoding CCA tRNA nucleotidyltransferase: MSLVLPEKWPFSLDWLPPSAHLVGGAVRDALLGRKSDYLDLDFVIPTGAIALAQKIAQYYSAGFVILDPQRQIARVVFPQATVDFAQQEGDTLETDLGRRDFTVNAIALYLPQQTLIDPLKGLIDLEKKQLKMISVANLESDPLRLLRAYRQGAQLNFTIEAQTRIHLRDLAPLLIRVAPERVQSELNYLFANPHGSYWLEQAGLDGLLNVWLPNVNPTKLAQLAQIDTILPRVESTWSSINWQSEVSPLAKLTRLVADHPLEAQRELIALKYPKEVFNGVKSVLHHLSELSKCSGDLREQYFFFLGINKFFPILALVALAQNIQPELVTGLINRYSDRHDLVAHPQPLVTGNDLINSLHLKPGPQIRELLTEIHIARIEGKITTPEEALDFAQHELSPNL
- a CDS encoding TerD family protein; amino-acid sequence: MGINLEKGQSISLSKEAPGLTKLMCGLGWDLGKNGGGGLFGTSKCDLDVSVLCLDPNDKIKDSSNVIYFGNLKHKSGAITHLGDNLTGVGEGDDEQVIIDLSRIPKEINKLVFVVNIYDCIARKQDFSQIKNAFVRLVNTTNNKELAKYNLSGAEYKGMTGMLMAEIYNHNNEWKMTAVGNGIKANGLQEILRNYA
- a CDS encoding TerD family protein, with the protein product MTINLSKGERINLAKEAPGLKNAGIGLGWDVNSTDTGSAFDIDASVFMLGANGKILDEKYFVFYNNTLSPDGSVKHEGDNRIGDAAGDDETIQIDLTKINDSIQEIVFVVTIHEGEQRKQNFGQIRNSYIRIYDNTTEKQIAKYELEEDASVETAIEFGKLYKKDGDWRFQAVGAGYKAGLQSFVDKYAS
- a CDS encoding histidine phosphatase family protein, with translation MNKKNSLVVVLAFCTIIGLGNLASANMNLLLANGDEALSPGEQANADFQDKLSGAELLAALQGGGHIIYFRHAQTEKDYADQVTADVNDCSTQRALSEVGWQQARTIGAAFTKHSIPVDRVISSQYCRAWQTADLAFGKFEKDPALNFLPFEDYTDVQVQQMKDSVMPLLTAVPTQGTNTVIVGHDDIFEAATGIYPAPQGMAYILKPDGQGGFEIIANMLPEDWSNL